In Lates calcarifer isolate ASB-BC8 linkage group LG15, TLL_Latcal_v3, whole genome shotgun sequence, one genomic interval encodes:
- the LOC108876287 gene encoding grainyhead-like protein 2 homolog isoform X1: protein MDLDSKRLVVVVPNEVSVPSGRVFSSEDEAWRSYLENPLTAATKAMMSINGDEDSAAALGLLYDYYKVPRERRRASSGAKLTDPSTLGPSNCGSLEILDHHLQALRCMPVNLSLNHSTTTEHQASKYGATSLAGDTRGGDGKSEGGAALALVKTEGQTSMGVSSSGSSYPDEPRDQIRMVYEQGCYDLSLSGCLKDEQRSTPDSTYEDAVEGAMYQRSPSPGIDEYHYSLPVDSFQYSLEASMSLRQGEGPMAYLNRSQFYALTLSETSFRSSLCQPRGKMRVSGATPSQGPDGSPSSGEQCTMRGSELQRDSIVQSVIMVVFGEDKCRDEQLKNWKYWHSRQHTAKQRVLDIADYKESFSTIGNVEEIAYNAVSFTWDVSEEAKVFISVNCLSTDFSSQKGVKGMPLLIQIDTYSYNSCSSRPIHRAFSQIKVFCDKGAERKLRDEEKKHLRKKMKGKNGSSGSISPIKRAESTLFKAMTDLDSQPVLFIPDVHFGNLQRAGQVFAFNTEKVDRDRSVLVKRMSCVAEEDICPPQAKKSKVDQERKVLLYVRKECDEVFDALMLHTPTLKALMEAVSEKYALPVDKMAKVYQKSKKGVLVNMDDNIIQNYSNEDTFILAIESSAESLHLTLSEI from the exons ATGGACCTGGACAG TAAACGGCTGGTGGTCGTGGTACCAAACGAAGTGTCGGTGCCCTCGGGCAGGGTGTTCAGCAGTGAGGACGAGGCATGGAGGAGCTACCTGGAGAACCCGCTGACGGCTGCCACGAAGGCCATGATGAGCATCAATGGAGATGAGGACAGTGCAGCAGCTCTGGGACTGTTGTATGACTACTACAAG GTTcccagagagaggagacgtGCCTCCAGTGGTGCTAAACTCACTGACCCCTCCACTCTCGGGCCCAGTAACTGCGGGAGCTTGGAAATACTGGATCACCATCTTCAGGCTCTTAGATGCATGCCTGTCAACCTCTCTCTAAACCACAGCACCACTACAGAACATCAGGCTTCTAAGTACGGAGCTACCAGCCTTGCAGGAGAcaccagaggaggagatggaaaaaGTGAAGGTGGAGCAGCTCTTGCTCTGGTCAAGACAGAGGGCCAGACGTCCATGGGAGTGTCCTCATCTGGCAGTTCCTACCCAGACGAGCCCAGAGACCAGATAAGGATGGTTTATGAGCAGGGCTGCTATGATTTGTCCCTCTCCGGGTGTTTGAAAGATGAACAGAGAAGCACTCCAGACAGCACATACGAGGATGCTGTGGAAGGAGCG ATGTACCAGAGAAGTCCTTCCCCAGGAATTGATGAATACCATTATAGCCTGCCAGT TGATAGTTTCCAGTACAGCCTGGAGGCCAGCATGTCACTGCGACAAGGAGAAGGACCCATGGCTTACCTGAACCGGAGCCAGTTCTATGCTTTGACGCTGTCTGAGACCAGCTTCAGATCATCTCTGTGTCAGCCCAGAGGCAAAATGCGGGTGAGTGGAGCGACGCCGTCACAGGGGCCTGATGGGAGCCCATCCAGTGGTGAGCAATGCACCATGAGAGGCTCTGAACTACAGCGGGACAGTATTGTACAG AGTGTTATCATGGTTGTCTTTGGGGAAGACAAGTGCAGAGATGAGCAGCTGAAGAATTGGAAATACTGGCACTCCCGTCAGCACACTGCCAAACAGAGAGTCCTAGACATTG CTGACTACAAGGAGAGCTTCAGCACGATAGGGAACGTGGAGGAAATTGCCTACAATGCGGTCTCTTTCACATGGGATGTCAGTGAAGAAGCCaag GTTTTTATCTCCGTGAACTGTCTGAGCACTGACTTCTCCTCGCAGAAGGGCGTGAAGGGGATGCCTCTCCTAATCCAGATTGACACTTACAGCTACAACAGTTGCAGCAGCAGACCCATCCACAGGGCCTTCTCTCAGATCAAGGTCTTCTGCGACAAG GGCGCTGAGAGAAAGCTTCGTGATGAGGAGAAGAAACATCTTAGAAAGAAGATGAAGG GGAAAAATGGCAGCTCAGGGTCAATCTCTCCCATTAAGAGGGCTGAGAGCACGCTGTTCAAAGCCATGACAGATCTGGACTCTCAGCCCGTCCTCTTTATTCCTGACGTCCATTTTGGAAACCTTCAGAGAGCAGGGCAG GTGTTTGCTTTTAATACTGAGAAGGTCGACAGAGATAG gagTGTTCTAGTTAAGAGGATGTCATGTGTTGCCGAGGAAGATATCTGTCCACCTCAAGCCAAGAAGTCCAAAGTAGACCAGGAGAGGAAAG TTCTTCTGTATGTGAGGAAGGAGTGTGATGAAGTGTTTGATGCCTTAATGCTGCATACCCCAACCCTCAAAGCACTGATGGAGGCA GTCTCAGAGAAATATGCCTTACCTGTGGACAAGATGGCCAAAGTTtaccaaaaaagcaaaaaggg GGTCCTGGTGAACATGGATGACAACATCATCCAGAATTATTCCAATGAGGACACCTTCATCCTGGCCATTGAGAGCTCAGCAGAGTCCTTGCATCTGACTCTGTCAGAGATCTGA
- the LOC108876287 gene encoding grainyhead-like protein 2 homolog isoform X2, producing the protein MDLDSKRLVVVVPNEVSVPSGRVFSSEDEAWRSYLENPLTAATKAMMSINGDEDSAAALGLLYDYYKVPRERRRASSGAKLTDPSTLGPSNCGSLEILDHHLQALRCMPVNLSLNHSTTTEHQASKYGATSLAGDTRGGDGKSEGGAALALVKTEGQTSMGVSSSGSSYPDEPRDQIRMVYEQGCYDLSLSGCLKDEQRSTPDSTYEDAVEGAMYQRSPSPGIDEYHYSLPVDSFQYSLEASMSLRQGEGPMAYLNRSQFYALTLSETSFRSSLCQPRGKMRSVIMVVFGEDKCRDEQLKNWKYWHSRQHTAKQRVLDIADYKESFSTIGNVEEIAYNAVSFTWDVSEEAKVFISVNCLSTDFSSQKGVKGMPLLIQIDTYSYNSCSSRPIHRAFSQIKVFCDKGAERKLRDEEKKHLRKKMKGKNGSSGSISPIKRAESTLFKAMTDLDSQPVLFIPDVHFGNLQRAGQVFAFNTEKVDRDRSVLVKRMSCVAEEDICPPQAKKSKVDQERKVLLYVRKECDEVFDALMLHTPTLKALMEAVSEKYALPVDKMAKVYQKSKKGVLVNMDDNIIQNYSNEDTFILAIESSAESLHLTLSEI; encoded by the exons ATGGACCTGGACAG TAAACGGCTGGTGGTCGTGGTACCAAACGAAGTGTCGGTGCCCTCGGGCAGGGTGTTCAGCAGTGAGGACGAGGCATGGAGGAGCTACCTGGAGAACCCGCTGACGGCTGCCACGAAGGCCATGATGAGCATCAATGGAGATGAGGACAGTGCAGCAGCTCTGGGACTGTTGTATGACTACTACAAG GTTcccagagagaggagacgtGCCTCCAGTGGTGCTAAACTCACTGACCCCTCCACTCTCGGGCCCAGTAACTGCGGGAGCTTGGAAATACTGGATCACCATCTTCAGGCTCTTAGATGCATGCCTGTCAACCTCTCTCTAAACCACAGCACCACTACAGAACATCAGGCTTCTAAGTACGGAGCTACCAGCCTTGCAGGAGAcaccagaggaggagatggaaaaaGTGAAGGTGGAGCAGCTCTTGCTCTGGTCAAGACAGAGGGCCAGACGTCCATGGGAGTGTCCTCATCTGGCAGTTCCTACCCAGACGAGCCCAGAGACCAGATAAGGATGGTTTATGAGCAGGGCTGCTATGATTTGTCCCTCTCCGGGTGTTTGAAAGATGAACAGAGAAGCACTCCAGACAGCACATACGAGGATGCTGTGGAAGGAGCG ATGTACCAGAGAAGTCCTTCCCCAGGAATTGATGAATACCATTATAGCCTGCCAGT TGATAGTTTCCAGTACAGCCTGGAGGCCAGCATGTCACTGCGACAAGGAGAAGGACCCATGGCTTACCTGAACCGGAGCCAGTTCTATGCTTTGACGCTGTCTGAGACCAGCTTCAGATCATCTCTGTGTCAGCCCAGAGGCAAAATGCGG AGTGTTATCATGGTTGTCTTTGGGGAAGACAAGTGCAGAGATGAGCAGCTGAAGAATTGGAAATACTGGCACTCCCGTCAGCACACTGCCAAACAGAGAGTCCTAGACATTG CTGACTACAAGGAGAGCTTCAGCACGATAGGGAACGTGGAGGAAATTGCCTACAATGCGGTCTCTTTCACATGGGATGTCAGTGAAGAAGCCaag GTTTTTATCTCCGTGAACTGTCTGAGCACTGACTTCTCCTCGCAGAAGGGCGTGAAGGGGATGCCTCTCCTAATCCAGATTGACACTTACAGCTACAACAGTTGCAGCAGCAGACCCATCCACAGGGCCTTCTCTCAGATCAAGGTCTTCTGCGACAAG GGCGCTGAGAGAAAGCTTCGTGATGAGGAGAAGAAACATCTTAGAAAGAAGATGAAGG GGAAAAATGGCAGCTCAGGGTCAATCTCTCCCATTAAGAGGGCTGAGAGCACGCTGTTCAAAGCCATGACAGATCTGGACTCTCAGCCCGTCCTCTTTATTCCTGACGTCCATTTTGGAAACCTTCAGAGAGCAGGGCAG GTGTTTGCTTTTAATACTGAGAAGGTCGACAGAGATAG gagTGTTCTAGTTAAGAGGATGTCATGTGTTGCCGAGGAAGATATCTGTCCACCTCAAGCCAAGAAGTCCAAAGTAGACCAGGAGAGGAAAG TTCTTCTGTATGTGAGGAAGGAGTGTGATGAAGTGTTTGATGCCTTAATGCTGCATACCCCAACCCTCAAAGCACTGATGGAGGCA GTCTCAGAGAAATATGCCTTACCTGTGGACAAGATGGCCAAAGTTtaccaaaaaagcaaaaaggg GGTCCTGGTGAACATGGATGACAACATCATCCAGAATTATTCCAATGAGGACACCTTCATCCTGGCCATTGAGAGCTCAGCAGAGTCCTTGCATCTGACTCTGTCAGAGATCTGA
- the LOC108876328 gene encoding zinc finger protein 706, with translation MARGHQKFQSQQKNAKKQAEIKKSKGHDQKTAAKAALVYTCTVCRTQMPDPKTFKQHFESKHPKSPMPPELVNVEV, from the exons ATGGCCCGTGGGCACCAGAAGTTCCAGTCCCAGCAGAAGAATGCCAAAAAGCAGGCAGAGATCAAGAAGAGCAAAGGCCATGACCAGAAGACAGCAGCGAAGGCTGCTTTAGTATACACGTGCACAGTGTGTCGG ACACAAATGCCTGACCCGAAGACCTTTAAGCAGCACTTTGAAAGCAAACATCCAAAGTCCCCAATGCCCCCGGAGTTGGTCAATGTGGAGGTGTAA
- the LOC108876274 gene encoding 14-3-3 protein zeta — MSEAPQKELVHKAKLAEQAERYDDMAAAMKAVTEAVTEDSEPLSIEERNLLSVAYKNVVGARRSSWRVVSSIEQKSEGSEKKWAMAKEYREKIEKELKDICKDVLGLLDTYLIPKATAPESKVFYLKMKGDYFRYLAEVATGEEKTSIIKDSQAAYQNAFEISKDEMQPTHPIRLGLALNFSVFFYEILNSPEQACQLAKHAFDDAIAELDTLSEDSYKDSTLIMQLLRDNLTLWTSDNQVEGEDTEEPRD; from the exons ATGAGTGAGGCACCCCAGAAGGAACTGGTGCATAAGGCCAAACTGGCCGAGCAGGCTGAGCGTTATGATGACATGGCTGCTGCAATGAAGGCTGTTACAGAGGCTGTCACAGAGGATAGCGAACCGCTGTCGATAGAGGAGCGTAACCTGCTGTCAGTGGCCTACAAGAATGTGGTGGGTGCCCGCCGCTCCTCGTGGCGTGTGGTGTCCAGCATCGAGCAGAAATCTGAGGGCAGTGAGAAGAAGTGGGCCATGGCCAAAGAGTACCGGGAAAAGATTGAGAAAGAGCTGAAGGATATCTGCAAGGATGTGCTG GGTCTCTTGGACACTTATCTCATTCCCAAAGCCACTGCACCAGAGAGCAAAGTCTtctatttgaaaatgaaaggcGATTACTTCCGCTACTTGGCTGAGGTGGCTACAGGAGAAGAGAAGACAT CCATCATTAAAGACTCACAGGCTGCCTACCAAAATGCCTTTGAAATCAGCAAAGACGAAATGCAGCCCACACACCCAATCCGTCTTGGTCTTGCCCTCAATTTCTCCGTTTTCTTCTATGAGATCCTCAACTCACCTGAACAAGCATGCCAGCTGGCCAAACAT GCTTTTGATGATGCCATCGCAGAGCTTGACACACTGAGTGAAGATTCATACAAAGACAGTACACTAATCATGCAGCTACTGAGAGACAACTTGACA